A region of Pongo pygmaeus isolate AG05252 chromosome 15, NHGRI_mPonPyg2-v2.0_pri, whole genome shotgun sequence DNA encodes the following proteins:
- the CCDC177 gene encoding coiled-coil domain-containing protein 177, whose product MVDPVPEEEKAGAELGDSGGDEAVASVPPDAQGAQEPAASSASASAAVPCKAEVPCAAAEGGRREQSPLLHLDLFNFDCPEAEGSRYVLTSPRSLEACARCAVKPVELLPRALADLVREAPGRSMRVATGLYEAYEAERRAKLQQCRAERERIMREEKRRLFTPLSPAAAAAAAAAAAAAAASAPSAGSSSSCSSASLPASPAPRAARKASPSPSSARTQPPPAGSRTGRKSHSLDSLSRRREGALSSESGASSSSYSGESLRELRWPPRALARNSCPAGSASSTTNAPGRPSALTLVPITGRSFSLGDLSHSPQTAQHVERIVRQVRAERGLRGVPERDRKIAALMLARHQEELLLLEQRAAAHGQWELQRVHAEQRREREEREKQRALEQGRRAWAAQVEERRGRRGREEREAARRRQRQYERSEERRRELAERQGLLRRERAERAAREDRLRKLQQEQNLKQREEGLQEGRERAEQIRRERAQRAARAKQRQEGQLQREKRELSRAERARHEALLQGRTRQQRQEREGLRSSLEASLGRAQENYEHLVEQRTRELRERARREELQGRRAKEAAERKEREHQAHLEALARAGERRLQHATQVAEEAVQQKARRVGQSRLEKERAQRANKEKVERDEDCRRRELLQAIGRKLERSEQLSRERRSALESARSTARASFHVREKVREETNTRSFDRMVREAQLHASLDRK is encoded by the coding sequence ATGGTGGACCCGGTGCCTGAAGAAGAGAAGGCAGGAGCGGAGCTCGGCGACTCCGGAGGGGACGAGGCCGTGGCGTCCGTGCCCCCTGATGCCCAGGGCGCCCAGGAGCCCGcagcctcctcggcctcggcctcCGCGGCGGTGCCCTGCAAGGCGGAAGTCCCATGTGCAGCCGCAGAAGGCGGGCGGCGGGAGCAGTCCCCGCTGCTGCACCTCGACCTCTTCAACTTCGACTGCCCGGAGGCGGAGGGCAGCCGCTACGTGCTGACCAGCCCCCGCTCGCTAGAGGCCTGCGCCCGCTGTGCGGTCAAGCCGGTGGAGCTGCTGCCACGGGCCCTGGCCGACCTGGTGCGCGAGGCTCCGGGCCGCTCCATGAGGGTGGCCACCGGCCTGTATGAGGCCTACGAGGCGGAGCGGCGCGCCAAGCTGCAGCAATGCCGGGCCGAGCGCGAGCGCATCATGCGCGAGGAGAAGCGGCGTCTTTTCACGCCTTTGAgccccgcggccgccgccgccgccgccgccgccgccgccgccgccgcggcctCGGCCCCGAGCgcgggcagcagcagcagctgcagcagcgcCAGCCTCCCGGCCTCGCCCGCGCCGCGTGCGGCCCGCAAGGCTTCACCCAGTCCCTCCTCCGCCCGGACCCAACCTCCGCCAGCGGGTTCTCGGACAGGCAGGAAGAGCCATTCGCTGGACTCACTGTCCCGCCGGCGTGAGGGCGCCCTCAGCTCCGAGTCGGGAGCATCGTCGTCATCCTACAGTGGGGAAAGCCTGAGAGAGCTGCGCTGGCCGCCTCGGGCCTTGGCCAGGAACAGCTGCCCGGCGGGGTCGGCGTCCTCCACCACCAACGCTCCGGGCCGCCCGTCCGCCCTGACCCTGGTTCCGATCACCGGCCGCAGCTTCAGCCTCGGCGACCTGAGCCATTCGCCGCAGACCGCTCAGCACGTGGAGCGCATCGTGCGCCAAGTGCGTGCCGAGCGCGGCCTGCGCGGGGTGCCGGAGCGTGACCGGAAGATTGCGGCGCTCATGCTGGCGCGGCACCAGGAGGAGCTCCTGCTGCTGGAGCAACGCGCGGCGGCCCACGGCCAGTGGGAGCTGCAGCGCGTGCACGccgagcagcggcgggagcgcgAGGAGCGGGAGAAGCAGCGCGCCCTAGAGCAGGGCCGCCGAGCCTGGGCCGCGCAGGTGGAGGAGCGGCGAGGCCGCCGTGGTCGCGAAGAGCGCGAGGctgcgcggcggcggcagcggcagtACGAGCGCAGCGAGGAGCGGCGGCGGGAGCTGGCCGAGCGCCAGGGCCTACTGCGGCGGGAGCGGGCGGAGCGCGCGGCCCGGGAGGATCGGCTGCGCAAGCTTCAGCAGGAGCAGAACCTGAAGCAACGTGAGGAAGGTCTACAGGAAGGGCGGGAGCGAGCCGAGCAGATCCGCAGGGAGCGCGCCCAGCGCGCGGCGCGCGCCAAGCAGCGGCAGGAGGGCCAGCTGCAGCGGGAGAAGCGGGAGCTGAGCCGGGCCGAGCGGGCGCGCCACGAGGCGCTGCTACAGGGCAGGACCCGGCAGCAGCGCCAGGAGCGAGAGGGCTTGCGGAGCTCGCTGGAAGCCAGCTTGGGCCGTGCGCAGGAGAACTACGAGCATTTGGTGGAGCAGCGCACCCGGGAGCTGCGGGAGCGGGCCCGGCGAGAGGAGCTGCAGGGTCGGCGGGCCAAGGAGGCGGCAGAGCGCAAAGAGCGGGAACATCAGGCGCACCTGGAGGCGCTGGCCCGGGCGGGGGAGCGACGGCTGCAGCACGCGACGCAGGTGGCCGAGGAAGCAGTGCAGCAGAAGGCGCGGCGCGTGGGCCAGAGTCGGCTGGAGAAGGAACGAGCCCAGCGCGCCAACAAAGAGAAGGTGGAGAGGGACGAAGACTGCCGCCGGCGAGAGCTACTCCAGGCCATTGGGCGCAAGCTGGAGCGCAGCGAGCAGCTGTCGCGGGAACGGCGCAGTGCGCTGGAGAGCGCCCGCTCCACAGCCCGGGCCTCCTTCCACGTGCGCGAGAAGGTGCGTGAGGAGACCAACACGCGCTCCTTCGACCGCATGGTGCGGGAGGCCCAGCTACACGCCAGCCTGGACCGCAAATAA